From Hartmannibacter diazotrophicus, a single genomic window includes:
- a CDS encoding DMT family transporter produces MKTALDLALTALAPVIWGTSYLVATTWLAGFDPLLVALLRALPAGLLLILIVRRLPAGIWWVRVFCLGALNFSIFWWMLFVAAYRLPGGLAATVGAVQPLVVVFLARLVLGTPVRAVSVVAAVTGMLGVALLILTPEAALDPLGVAAGFAGAASMAAGTVLTRRWQPSVPLVTFTAWQLAAGGLLLLPALWWIDLGAVHFTAGNLAGLAYLGLVGAALTYLIWFRGLARLDPTLVSPLGFLSPVTAVLLGWLVAGENFTALQTAGLILVAASLLAAQIRIPRRVPTPAEGIAAGAQQPAL; encoded by the coding sequence ATGAAAACCGCCCTCGACCTTGCCCTGACGGCCCTCGCGCCGGTGATATGGGGCACGAGCTACCTTGTCGCGACGACGTGGCTCGCCGGATTCGATCCTCTTCTGGTCGCCCTGCTGCGGGCCCTTCCCGCCGGCCTTCTGCTCATCCTGATCGTGCGGCGCCTGCCCGCGGGCATCTGGTGGGTCCGTGTCTTCTGCCTCGGCGCGCTCAATTTCTCGATCTTCTGGTGGATGCTGTTCGTGGCCGCCTACCGGCTTCCCGGAGGTCTGGCCGCGACGGTCGGCGCCGTCCAGCCGCTCGTCGTCGTCTTTCTGGCGCGGCTTGTGCTGGGCACGCCGGTCCGGGCTGTCTCCGTCGTGGCTGCCGTCACCGGCATGCTCGGTGTCGCCCTTCTCATCTTGACGCCCGAGGCTGCGCTGGACCCTCTCGGCGTTGCCGCTGGTTTTGCGGGAGCGGCCTCCATGGCGGCGGGCACCGTGCTCACCCGCCGCTGGCAGCCCTCCGTGCCTCTGGTCACCTTCACGGCCTGGCAGCTTGCCGCGGGCGGCCTTCTGCTGCTGCCCGCGCTCTGGTGGATCGATCTTGGAGCCGTGCACTTCACCGCCGGCAATCTGGCCGGTCTTGCCTATCTCGGTCTTGTCGGCGCGGCGCTGACCTACCTGATCTGGTTCCGCGGGCTCGCCCGCCTGGACCCCACCCTCGTCTCTCCGCTCGGCTTCCTGAGCCCGGTGACGGCGGTGCTGCTCGGCTGGCTGGTTGCCGGCGAGAATTTCACCGCGCTTCAGACGGCGGGCCTGATTCTGGTCGCGGCAAGCCTTCTGGCGGCACAGATCAGAATACCGCGCCGGGTGCCAACGCCGGCGGAGGGTATCGCGGCCGGAGCACAGCAGCCGGCGCTCTGA
- the rpsO gene encoding 30S ribosomal protein S15, with product MSITAERKAALITEYGTKANDTGSPEVQVAILSERISNLTEHFKTHGKDNHSRRGLLKLVSQRRQLLDYLKRNDVERYQTLIGRLGLRR from the coding sequence ATGTCGATTACTGCGGAGCGCAAGGCCGCGCTGATCACCGAATACGGCACCAAGGCCAACGACACCGGCTCGCCGGAAGTCCAGGTCGCCATCCTTTCGGAGCGCATTTCCAACCTGACCGAGCACTTCAAGACCCACGGCAAGGACAACCATTCCCGCCGCGGTCTGCTCAAGCTCGTGAGCCAGCGTCGCCAGCTTCTGGACTACCTGAAGCGCAACGACGTCGAGCGCTACCAGACCCTGATCGGTCGTCTCGGCCTGCGCCGCTGA
- the truB gene encoding tRNA pseudouridine(55) synthase TruB, whose product MARKQKKNDVHGWVVLDKPFGMTSTQAVGAVKRLVGTSKAGHAGTLDPLASGMLPIALGEATKTVPFVMDGEKVYRFTVRWGAETTTDDAEGEVVATAESRPTADEINTILDDFEGVIMQVPPAFSAIKVDGERAYDLARAGEEVELAARPIEIHALDLVECPDADTAVFEAECGKGTYVRALARDMGRQLGCRGHVVELRRLVVGPFDEDDMISLEMLEALRHSPAREDDLAKLIRPIETALDDIPALALSEADANRLKNGQPVLLRGRDAPTFEGPAYAACRGQLVALGDIERGEFHPKRVFNLTRS is encoded by the coding sequence ATGGCAAGAAAACAGAAGAAAAACGACGTGCACGGCTGGGTCGTGCTCGACAAGCCTTTTGGCATGACCTCGACGCAGGCCGTCGGCGCCGTGAAGCGCCTCGTAGGCACGTCGAAGGCCGGCCATGCCGGAACGCTCGATCCGCTCGCCTCGGGCATGCTGCCGATCGCGCTCGGAGAGGCGACCAAGACCGTGCCCTTCGTCATGGACGGCGAGAAGGTCTACCGCTTCACGGTGCGCTGGGGCGCCGAGACGACGACGGACGATGCCGAGGGCGAGGTGGTTGCGACCGCCGAAAGTCGGCCGACCGCCGACGAGATCAACACCATCCTCGACGACTTCGAGGGCGTCATCATGCAGGTGCCGCCGGCCTTCTCGGCGATCAAGGTCGACGGCGAGCGCGCCTACGACCTTGCCCGCGCCGGCGAGGAGGTGGAGCTTGCCGCCCGGCCGATCGAAATCCATGCGCTCGATCTCGTCGAGTGCCCGGATGCCGATACGGCCGTCTTCGAGGCCGAATGCGGCAAGGGCACCTATGTCCGCGCGCTGGCGCGGGACATGGGCCGCCAGCTCGGCTGCCGCGGCCACGTCGTCGAATTGCGCCGGCTCGTCGTCGGCCCGTTTGACGAAGACGACATGATTTCACTGGAAATGCTGGAAGCCTTGCGGCATAGTCCCGCGCGCGAGGACGACCTTGCAAAACTGATCCGCCCCATCGAGACCGCGCTGGACGACATCCCGGCGCTGGCCCTGAGCGAAGCGGACGCGAACCGGCTGAAAAACGGTCAGCCGGTTCTCCTGCGCGGACGGGATGCTCCTACGTTCGAAGGACCGGCTTACGCCGCCTGCCGAGGCCAGCTCGTGGCCCTCGGGGACATCGAACGTGGTGAGTTTCACCCCAAGCGCGTGTTCAACCTGACGCGAAGCTGA